In Raphanus sativus cultivar WK10039 chromosome 5, ASM80110v3, whole genome shotgun sequence, the following proteins share a genomic window:
- the LOC108857974 gene encoding jasmonate-induced oxygenase 1 translates to MIEKETTEKIEIEIKTKNDLNDQDQEVNKDNMSDQDKTMKGLGEKWPEPIIRVQSLAESNLTTVPDRFIKPPSQRPNETIAINHQPETAAINIPVIDLSSVLSGNQEDKERISEACREFGFFQVINHGVRPELMAAAREAWRSFFHLPVEAKEAYSNSPSTYEGYGSRLGVEKGALLDWNDYYFLNFLPLVLKDVNKWPSLPSNIREVVDEYGEELVKLGERLMRILSSNLGVNEEQLQEAFGGEDFGACMRVNYYPKCPRPELALGLSPHSDPGGITILLPDDQVAGLQVRHGDMWITVNALPNAFVVNLGDQMQILSNSIYKSSEHRVIVNSQKERVSLAFFYNPKSDIPIQPLEQLVSSTNPPLYPPMSYDQYRLFIRTHGPRGKSYVESHVSLVNG, encoded by the exons ATGATCGAGAAGGAGACAACCGAAAAGATCGAGATCGAGATCAAGACCAAGAACGACCTCAACGACCAAGACCAAGAAGTCAATAAGGACAACATGAGCGACCAAGACAAAACCATGAAAGGCCTCGGTGAAAAGTGGCCAGAACCAATCATCCGAGTGCAGTCCCTGGCCGAGAGTAACCTCACCACCGTCCCCGACCGTTTCATCAAGCCGCCGTCTCAACGCCCTAATGAAACCATTGCTATCAACCACCAACCGGAAACTGCCGCCATAAATATCCCGGTCATAGACCTAAGCAGCGTCTTATCCGGCAACCAAGAGGACAAGGAGAGGATCTCGGAGGCATGCCGTGAGTTTGGGTTCTTTCAg GTGATCAACCATGGGGTAAGGCCTGAGTTGATGGCCGCCGCTAGAGAAGCTTGGAGAAGCTTCTTCCATTTGCCTGTAGAAGCTAAAGAAGCTTACTCGAACTCCCCAAGTACCTATGAAGGTTACGGAAGCAGATTGGGTGTAGAAAAAGGAGCACTTCTTGATTGGAATGATTATTACTTTCTCAATTTTCTTCCTCTTGTCTTGAAGGATGTCAACAAATGGCCTTCTTTACCATCAAACATTAG AGAAGTTGTGGACGAGTACGGTGAAGAACTAGTGAAGCTAGGCGAGAGGCTTATGAGGATATTATCGTCAAACTTGGGAGTAAATGAAGAACAACTTCAAGAAGCATTTGGTGGAGAAGATTTTGGTGCATGTATGAGGGTTAACTATTACCCGAAATGCCCTCGACCAGAGCTTGCCCTCGGCCTCTCCCCTCATTCAGATCCCGGTGGCATTACCATCCTCTTGCCGGACGATCAAGTCGCCGGCCTTCAAGTCCGTCACGGTGACATGTGGATTACCGTCAATGCTCTCCCCAACGCTTTTGTCGTTAATCTAGGCGATCAAATGCAG ATACTAAGCAATTCGATATACAAGAGTTCGGAGCATCGAGTGATAGTGAACTCGCAGAAAGAAAGGGTTTCACTTGCATTCTTCTATAACCCTAAGAGTGACATTCCTATCCAGCCACTGGAACAACTTGTCAGCTCTACTAATCCTCCGTTATATCCTCCCATGTCCTATGATCAATACAGACTCTTCATTCGAACTCACGGTCCACGCGGCAAATCCTACGTTGAGTCTCATGTATCCCTCGTTAATGGATAA
- the LOC108859159 gene encoding PHD finger protein ALFIN-LIKE 2, whose translation MAAVSSNPRTVEEIFKDYNSRRSALLRALTKDVDDFYSQCDPEKENLCLYGHPNESWEVNLPAEEVPPELPEPALGINFARDGMQRKDWLSLVAVHSDCWLLSVSFYFGARLNRNDRKRLFSLINDLPTLFDVVTGRKPIKDNKPSTDSGSKSRNGTKRSIEGQPKSTTPKLMEGSYEDEDEDEEEEEDEHGDTLCGICGGNYTQDEFWICCDVCERWYHGKCVKITPTKAESIKQYKCPPCCAKKGRQ comes from the exons ATGGCGGCCGTTTCCTCAAACCCTCGCACCGTAGAAGAGATCTTCAAGGATTACAACTCTCGTCGCTCCGCTCTCCTTCGTGCTCTTACTAAAG ATGTTGATGATTTCTACTCTCAATGCGATCCGG AAAAGGAGAATCTTTGTTTGTACGGACACCCGAACGAGTCGTGGGAAGTGAATCTGCCGGCGGAGGAAGTTCCACCGGAGCTGCCTGAGCCTGCGCTCGGTATCAATTTCGCTAGGGACGGTATGCAGAGGAAAGACTGGCTCTCTCTCGTTGCTGTTCATAGTGATTGTTGGTTGCTCTCTGTTTCTTTCTACTTTGGTGCTCGCCTTAATCGCAACGAcag GAAGCGGCTGTTCAGTCTGATCAACGATCTCCCAACTCTCTTCGATGTAGTGACTGGTAGGAAACCCATCAAAGACAACAAGCCAAGCACCGATTCCGGAAGTAAATCCAGAAACGGCACTAAG AGATCAATAGAAGGGCAGCCAAAGAGCACAACACCGAAACTGATGGAAGGGAGCTAcgaggatgaagatgaagatgaagaagaagaagaagacgagcaTGGAGACACTCTCTGTGGAATCTGTGGAGGCAACTACACACAAGATGAGTTCTGGATTTGCTGTGATGTTTGCGAGCGTTGGTACCACGGAAAATGCGTGAAGATCACTCCCACCAAAGCAGAGAGCATCAAGCAGTATAAATGCCCGCCTTGCTGTGCAAAGAAAGGAAGACAGTGA
- the LOC108838186 gene encoding GDSL esterase/lipase CPRD49 has translation MVGPSRPQIVLFGSSIVQMSFGHGGWGAILSEVYARKADIILRGYYGWNSTRALEVVDQVFPKDAEVQPSLVVVYFGGNDSMAPHPSGLGPHVPLTEYVDNMKNIALHLQSLSDSTRIIFLSCPPVDEGKLRQNQSPYLSEVIRTNELCKTYSDACVELCQELGLQVVDLFSTLQKSDDWETVCFTDGIHLSAQGSKLVAAEILRVVKEAEWTPSLHWKSMPTEFSEDSPYDLVSADGKNTVNSSEWTYFWEQQWD, from the exons ATGGTTGGACCGTCGCGGCCTCAGATCGTTCTGTTTGGATCCTCCATCGTTCAGATGAGTTTCGGCCATGGAGGTTGGGGTGCCATTCTCTCCGAGGTCTATGCTCGTAAG GCCGACATCATTCTGCGAGGATATTATGGGTGGAACTCAACTCGTGCTTTGGAAGTTGTGGACCAAGTGTTTCCCAAG GATGCTGAGGTACAACCTTCTCTGGTAGTTGTCTATTTTGGAGGAAACGACTCAATGGCGCCTCACCCTTCTGGTCTAGGACCTCACGTTCCACTTACCGAATACGTTGACAACATGAAGAACATCGCTCTTCATCTTCAG AGCCTTTCGGACTCAACACGTATCATATTTCTAAGCTGCCCTCCAGTGGACGAGGGCAAACTTCGTCAGAACCAAAG CCCATACTTGAGCGAGGTGATCCGCACAAACGAGCTCTGCAAGACTTATTCAGACGCTTGCGTGGAGCTGTGCCAAGAGCTAGGTTTACAAGTAGTTGATCTCTTCTCCACTCTTCAGAAATCAGATGACTGGGAAACCGTTTGCTTCAC AGATGGGATTCATTTGTCAGCGCAAGGAAGCAAACTGGTGGCTGCAGAGATACTGAGAGTGGTGAAAGAAGCGGAATGGACACCGTCGCTTCACTGGAAATCGATGCCAACTGAATTCTCTGAGGACTCACCTTATGATCTTGTTTCAGCTGATGGCAAAAACACCGTCAACTCTTCAGAGTGGACCTACTTCTGGGAACAACAATGGGACTAA